The Henckelia pumila isolate YLH828 chromosome 2, ASM3356847v2, whole genome shotgun sequence genome includes a window with the following:
- the LOC140881628 gene encoding uncharacterized protein isoform X2 — translation MACPLCASTAYFRRCAERVTCCHSPPPIHLLYILAALLEERALEVVKALSENHWTTSCVITMRKFQDICIGSQEALVILNYLSTHGKAKHLVTNTAERIEGVKVCLTEGAVASASSIDYSVLHLIWTTEKLEQQLNVIDQRYHKTRNSALAFLKTGNKRVALKYAREMKQVSLSREKCTALLERVEKVIQVIADAESSKMVSEAIQISSRAIHENQITVEEVELCLQEIDENIHSMKQVDIVLESSPVYTDLVEEDIEDEFNKLQLEISGETTTQFYNKNGDNNSVEEPDKSSTIDLLGNALSNLNLKDAPSISSGTKRSEELASNKSTHKVPVSSVL, via the exons ATGGCTTGTCCCCTCTGTGCCTCCACGGCATACTTTCGGAGATGTGCCGAGAGGGTGACTTGTTGCCACTCCCCTCCGCCCATCCACCTACT TTACATTCTTGCCGCACTCTTGGAG GAAAGAGCTTTGGAAGTGGTAAAGGCTTTGTCTGAAAACCACTGGACAACTTCTTGTGTCATTACCATGAGAAAGTTTCAAGATATTTGTATAGGATCACAGGAAGCACTTGTGATTCTAAATTATTTGTCAACACATGGCAAAGCAAAACACCTCGTCACGAACACAGCTGAACGGATAGAG GGAGTAAAAGTTTGTCTTACTGAGGGAGCAGTTGCTAGTGCCTCGAGTATCGACTACAGTGTTTTGCACTTAATCTGGACCACAGAAAAGCTAGAACAACAGCTTAATGTGATTGACCAGCGATATCATAA AACCAGGAACTCAGCTCTAGCTTTTCTTAAAACCGGAAACAAGAGAGTCGCCCTGAAATATGCAAGAGAAATGAAGCAGGTATCTCTGAGCAGAGAAAAATGCACCGCACTTTTGGAGCGGGTGGAGAAAGTTATCCAGGTCATTGCAGATGCCGAATCATCTAAAATG GTTTCCGAGGCCATACAAATCAGCAGCCGGGCGATACATGAAAATCAGATTACAGTTGAAGAAGTTGAGCTCTGTCTACAAGAAATCGACGAGAATATTCATTCTATGAAACAAGTTGACATTGTTTTAG AATCATCTCCAGTATATACAGATTTAGTTGAAGAAGATATAGAAGATGAATTCAACAAGCTTCAGCTGGAAATTAGTGGTGAAACGACCACCCAGTTTTATAACAAAAATGGGGATAATAACTCTGTCGAAGAGCCAGATAAGTCATCAacaattgatttattgggcaaTGCTTtgtcaaatcttaatcttaagGACGCCCCATCAATCAGCTCGGGGACCAAACGATCCGAAGAGCTGGCAAGCAACAAAAGCACGCACAAAGTCCCTGTATCTAGTGTTTTGTAA
- the LOC140881194 gene encoding CMP-sialic acid transporter 4 isoform X1, producing the protein MRTPPTLLSLTIDSALHNFAHISDISFLPQHILLELFLVAAEVSPISITRTEILSNLTIRAREEQKMEYRRIKDQDKDGVIVEEDVESLRGRSHSGSPSNVAGFGGNSSDPSKWKRKSVVTLALTVLTSSQAILIVWSKREGKYEYSVTTANFLVEALKCALSLAALVRIWGSNGVTEDNRLSTTFDEVSVYPIPAALYLIKNLLQYYIFAYVDAPGYQILKNLNIISTGVLYRIILKRKLSEIQWAAFILLCAGCTTAQLNSNSDQVMQTPFQGWLMAVIMALLSGFAGVYTESIIKKRPSRNINVQNFWLYVFGMVFNAVAILVQDFDAVVNKGFFHGYSLITVLMILNHALSGIAVSMVMKYADNIVKVYSTSVAMLLTAVVSVFLFGFHLSLAFFLGSTVVSVSVYLHSIGKLQR; encoded by the exons GTTGCAGCAGAAGTCTCACCTATCAGTATTACAAGGACAGAGATACTATCAAATTTGACGATAAGAGCTAGAGAGGAGCAAAAAATGGAGTATAGAAGAATAAAGGATCAG GATAAGGATGGGGTTATAGTTGAAGAAGATGTAGAGAGTCTACGGGGAAGATCCCATTCAG GATCTCCCAGTAATGTGGCTGGTTTTGGAGGCAACTCTAGTGATCCGTCTAAGTGGAAGCGCAA GTCGGTCGTAACACTTGCATTGACTGTACTTACGAGTTCACAAGCAATTCTCATTGTCTGGTCAAAGAGAGAAGGAAAGTACGAGTACAGTGTCACAACTGCGAACTTTTTG GTAGAAGCTTTGAAATGTGCACTATCACTTGCTGCCTTGGTAAGAATATGGGGGAGCAATGGTGTTACTGAGGATAACAG GTTGAGTACCACATTTGATGAAGTTAGTGTATACCCCATTCCTGCGGCTCTTTATCTTATCAAGAATTTACTTCAA TATTACATCTTTGCATATGTAGATGCTCCAGGatatcaaatattaaagaaTCTGAACATCATAAGCACTGGTGTGCTATACCGTATCATACTTAAGAGAAA GTTGAGTGAAATTCAATGGGCAGCTTTCATTTTATTGTGTGCAGGGTGCACCACAGCACAACTCAACTCTAA TTCAGATCAAGTGATGCAAACTCCTTTTCAAGGATGGCTGATGGCAGTT ATCATGGCCCTTCTCAGTGGTTTTGCTGGAGTCTACACTGAg TCTATAATTAAAAAACGACCTTCGAGGAACATTAATGTCCAGAACTTTTGGTTGTATGTATTTGGGATGGTTTTCAATGCTGTTGCCATCCTCGTCCAAGATTTTGATGCTGTTGTCAACAA GGGATTCTTTCATGGGTATTCGTTAATAACAGTTCTCATGATACTAAACCATGCTCTCAG TGGAATTGCTGTATCAATGGTCATGAAGTATGCAGATAACATAGTGAAG GTCTATTCTACATCTGTTGCAATGCTTTTGACGGCTGTTGTGTCTGTTTTTCTGTTTGGATTTCATCTTTCTCTTGCTTTTTTCCTTGGTTCCAC TGTTGTTTCTGTCTCTGTTTACCTACATTCAATTGGAAAGCTCCAGAGATAG
- the LOC140881194 gene encoding CMP-sialic acid transporter 4 isoform X3 — MEYRRIKDQDKDGVIVEEDVESLRGRSHSGSPSNVAGFGGNSSDPSKWKRKSVVTLALTVLTSSQAILIVWSKREGKYEYSVTTANFLVEALKCALSLAALVRIWGSNGVTEDNRLSTTFDEVSVYPIPAALYLIKNLLQYYIFAYVDAPGYQILKNLNIISTGVLYRIILKRKLSEIQWAAFILLCAGCTTAQLNSNSDQVMQTPFQGWLMAVIMALLSGFAGVYTESIIKKRPSRNINVQNFWLYVFGMVFNAVAILVQDFDAVVNKGFFHGYSLITVLMILNHALSGIAVSMVMKYADNIVKVYSTSVAMLLTAVVSVFLFGFHLSLAFFLGSTVVSVSVYLHSIGKLQR, encoded by the exons ATGGAGTATAGAAGAATAAAGGATCAG GATAAGGATGGGGTTATAGTTGAAGAAGATGTAGAGAGTCTACGGGGAAGATCCCATTCAG GATCTCCCAGTAATGTGGCTGGTTTTGGAGGCAACTCTAGTGATCCGTCTAAGTGGAAGCGCAA GTCGGTCGTAACACTTGCATTGACTGTACTTACGAGTTCACAAGCAATTCTCATTGTCTGGTCAAAGAGAGAAGGAAAGTACGAGTACAGTGTCACAACTGCGAACTTTTTG GTAGAAGCTTTGAAATGTGCACTATCACTTGCTGCCTTGGTAAGAATATGGGGGAGCAATGGTGTTACTGAGGATAACAG GTTGAGTACCACATTTGATGAAGTTAGTGTATACCCCATTCCTGCGGCTCTTTATCTTATCAAGAATTTACTTCAA TATTACATCTTTGCATATGTAGATGCTCCAGGatatcaaatattaaagaaTCTGAACATCATAAGCACTGGTGTGCTATACCGTATCATACTTAAGAGAAA GTTGAGTGAAATTCAATGGGCAGCTTTCATTTTATTGTGTGCAGGGTGCACCACAGCACAACTCAACTCTAA TTCAGATCAAGTGATGCAAACTCCTTTTCAAGGATGGCTGATGGCAGTT ATCATGGCCCTTCTCAGTGGTTTTGCTGGAGTCTACACTGAg TCTATAATTAAAAAACGACCTTCGAGGAACATTAATGTCCAGAACTTTTGGTTGTATGTATTTGGGATGGTTTTCAATGCTGTTGCCATCCTCGTCCAAGATTTTGATGCTGTTGTCAACAA GGGATTCTTTCATGGGTATTCGTTAATAACAGTTCTCATGATACTAAACCATGCTCTCAG TGGAATTGCTGTATCAATGGTCATGAAGTATGCAGATAACATAGTGAAG GTCTATTCTACATCTGTTGCAATGCTTTTGACGGCTGTTGTGTCTGTTTTTCTGTTTGGATTTCATCTTTCTCTTGCTTTTTTCCTTGGTTCCAC TGTTGTTTCTGTCTCTGTTTACCTACATTCAATTGGAAAGCTCCAGAGATAG
- the LOC140880302 gene encoding stearoyl-[acyl-carrier-protein] 9-desaturase, chloroplastic produces the protein MALKLSFAPQYKMPSLGGPQPRSHKIVMASTVHSPSANVGNAKKPFTPPREAHVQVTHSMPPEKREIFNSLHSWAENNLLVLLKHVEKSWQPTDFLPDPASEGFHEQVTELRERCKEIPDDYLVVLVGDMITEEALPTYQTMINTLDAVRDETGASPSPWAIWTRAWTAEENRHGDLLNKYLYLSGRVDMRQIEKTIQYLIGSGMDPQTENNPYLGFIYTSFQERATFISHGNTARLAKEHGDVKLAQICGTIAADEKRHETAYTKIVEKLFEIDPDSTVLSLADMMRKKVSMPAHLMYDGTDDNLFENYSSVAQKLGVYTAKDYADILEFLVARWEVEKLTGLSGEGRKAQDYVCRLPPRIRKLEERAAARAKQVSSAPFSWIFGREVNL, from the exons ATGGCACTCAAACTTAGCTTCGCACCTCAATACAAGATGCCTTCTCTAGGCGGTCCGCAGCCCAGATCTCACAAAATTGTCATGGCTTCGACCGTTCATTCGCCCTCTGC GAATGTTGGAAATGCCAAGAAGCCTTTTACCCCACCACGAGAAGCACATGTTCAGGTGACTCATTCCATGCCACCGGAAAAACGCGAGATTTTTAATTCTCTGCACTCTTGGGCTGAAAATAACCTGCTGGTGCTCCTAAAGCATGTCGAGAAGTCTTGGCAACCTACTGACTTCCTGCCAGACCCTGCTTCAGAAGGATTCCACGAGCAAGTTACAGAACTGAGAGAACGATGTAAGGAGATTCCCGACGACTATCTTGTTGTGTTGGTCGGAGATATGATTACGGAGGAGGCACTTCCAACTTATCAAACCATGATCAACACGCTAGATGCCGTTCGAGATGAAACTGGTGCTAGCCCCAGTCCTTGGGCTATTTGGACAAGGGCATGGACTGCTGAAGAGAATAGGCATGGTGATCTTCTGAACAAGTATCTTTACCTTTCGGGACGTGTAGACATGAGGCAAATAGAGAAAACCATACAATACCTGATTGGCTCGGGAATG GATCCTCAAACGGAGAACAACCCATATCTTGGATTCATCTACACTTCATTTCAAGAAAGGGCTACTTTTATTTCTCATGGGAACACAGCAAGGCTCGCCAAAGAACACGGAGATGTGAAACTTGCTCAGATATGTGGCACCATTGCTGCAGATGAGAAACGCCACGAAACTGCCTATACCAAAATTGTCGAAAAGCTCTTTGAGATTGATCCTGACAGCACAGTATTGAGTCTTGCTGACATGATGAGGAAAAAGGTCTCGATGCCTGCTCATTTAATGTATGATGGGACCGACGACAATTTATTCGAGAACTACTCTTCTGTGGCACAGAAACTCGGCGTATACACAGCCAAGGATTATGCTGATATCTTGGAATTTTTGGTAGCTAGATGGGAGGTGGAGAAATTGACCGGTCTTTCTGGCGAGGGGCGTAAAGCACAGGACTACGTTTGTAGGTTGCCACCTAGAATCCGAAAGTTGGAGGAAAGAGCAGCAGCAAGGGCAAAGCAGGTGTCATCTGCTCCATTTAGCTGGATATTTGGTCGAGAAGTCAACCTTTGA
- the LOC140881100 gene encoding leucine-rich repeat receptor protein kinase HPCA1 isoform X1, which translates to MAAKLRLFRYHLLIFSTFLHSIYSATNPQDAAVLRSLKDQWGNTPPSWDKSDDPCVSWEGVSCNNARVTSLGLSTMGLIGKMSGDIGGLTELISLDLSFNTGLTGPLSPQLGDLQKLTILILAGCSFTNAIPSELGNLSELTFLALNTNNLTGEIPPSLGKLSKLYWLDLAENQLKGPLPVSSNETLGLDLLKKAKHFHFNKNQLSGQIPEQLFSSDMSLIHLLFDGNKFEGNIPSTLGLVQSLEVLRLDRNSLKGSVPSNLNNLTKITELNLAHNILSGILPNLTGMNSLNYVDLSNNTFKRSEAPDWFSTLSSLNTLVIEYGPLQGSVPPEIFNLPQIEQVKLRNNAFADKLDMSGKVSEQLELVDLKNNDISSVTLGSEYKSALELIGNPVCSASLENTVYCQIQQSARPYTTSLANCGSQLCEADKKLNPQSCECAYPYEGTLYFRAPLFRELSNASLFHSLEMSLWLKLGLSPGSVSVQNPFFNVDDYLQVQLGLFPSNSKYFNRSEVQRLGFALSNQTFKPSAEFGPYFFIASPYIFGDDHRRPHFSLTTIAGISTAGAFLVLLLAGLGIYALRQKRRAEQAISVSKPFASWIPRGKDSGGAPQLKGARWFSYDELKKCTNNFFESNEIGSGGYGKVYRGMLSSGKMVAIKKAQQASMQGGLEFKTEIELLSRVHHKNLVGLVGFCFEQGEQVLVYEFMANGTLRENLTGRNGAHLDWKRRIRVALGSARGLAYLHELAHPPIIHRDVKSTNILLDENLTAKVADFGLSKLVSETSKGHVSTQVKGTLGYLDPEYYMTQQLTEKSDVYSFGVVMLELISAKQPIEKGKYIVREIRTAMDKHDESHYGLREMMDPTIRNTPNLIGFSIFVDLAMQCVEESGSDRPTMNEVVKTLESILHNDGLNTNSTSASSSATEFGSGKHPYNESLARKGGAFEYSGGYMLPIKVEPK; encoded by the exons ATGGCGGCCAAGCTGCGGCTTTTTCGCTATCATCTGCTGATTTTCTCAACATTTCTTCATAGCATTTATTCCGCAACAAATCCTCAAGATG CTGCTGTGCTTCGATCGCTAAAAGATCAGTGGGGAAATACACCGCCGAGCTGGGATAAGTCAGATGATCCCTGTGTATCTTGGGAGGGAGTTTCATGCAACAACGCAAGAGTAACTTCTCT GGGTTTATCAACCATGGGACTTATCGGTAAAATGAGCGGAGACATCGGAGGCCTCACCGAACTAATTTCCTT GGATTTGTCATTCAACACTGGCCTCACAGGTCCTCTCTCTCCACAGCTAGGAGATCTGCAAAAATTGACCATACT AATTCTTGCTGGATGTAGCTTTACAAACGCCATACCGAGTGAATTGGGAAATCTTTCCGAGCTTACTTTTCT GGCACTTAATACGAATAATTTAACCGGAGAGATACCGCCATCCTTGGGTAAACTCTCCAAGCTATATTGGCTGGATCTTGCCGAAAATCAGTTGAAAGGACCATTGCCCGTCTCATCAAATGAAACTCTTGGACTTGACCTCCTTAAAAAGGCGAAACACTT CCATTTTAATAAGAACCAGCTTTCAGGCCAAATCCCAGAACAACTTTTTAGCTCAGATATGTCATTAATACACTT ATTGTTTGATGGAAACAaattcgaagggaacattccaTCCACCCTAGGATTGGTTCAGTCACTTGAGGTTCT TCGGCTTGACCGCAATTCCCTGAAAGGAAGTGTCCCCTCAAATCTGAACAACCTCACTAAGATCACAGAATT AAATTTGGCTCACAATATATTGTCTGGTATACTTCCCAACTTAACAGGAATGAACTCCCTGAATTATGT GGACTTAAGCAACAACACTTTCAAGAGATCTGAAGCTCCAGATTGGTTCTCAACCTTAAGTTCACTAAACACTCT GGTAATCGAATATGGACCTCTACAAGGATCTGTGCCCCCAGAAATTTTCAACTTACCTCagattgagcaagt GAAACTGAGGAACAATGCTTTTGCTGACAAATTAGACATGAGTGGCAAAGTTAGTGAGCAGCTGGAACTCGTTGACTTGAAAAACAACGACATATCATCAGTAACACTTGGATCTGAATACAAAAGTGCTTTAGA ATTGATTGGAAACCCTGTATGCTCAGCTTCTCTCGAAAACACGGTTTATTGTCAGATTCAGCAATCGGCAAGACCTTACACCACTAGCTTAGCAAACTGTGGAAGTCAATTGTGTGAAGCTGATAAAAAACTCAACCCACAGAGCTGCGAATGCGCATATCCCTACGAAGGAACATTATACTTTAGAGCACCACTATTCAGGGAATTGTCTAATGCCAGTTTGTTTCATTCCCTGGAAATGAGCCTTTGGCTAAAACTAGGTCTTTCCCCGGGATCGGTTTCTGTGCAGAATCCATTTTTCAATGTCGATGACTATCTCCAGGTGCAGCTAGGACTCTTTCCATCCAACTCTAAGTACTTCAATAGGTCAGAGGTTCAGAGACTTGGATTTGCTCTGAGTAACCAAACATTTAAGCCTTCTGCAGAGTTTGGACCCTATTTTTTCATAGCATCTCCATACATTTTTGGAG ATGATCATAGGAGACCTCACTTTAGCTTGACTACGATTGCTGGGATATCAACTGCCGGAGCATTTCTGGTGCTGCTGCTGGCTGGGTTAGGGATATACGCCCTTCGACAGAAAAGACGAGCTGAACAAGCCATTTCAGTTAGTAAACCATTTG CAAGTTGGATTCCAAGAGGAAAAGACAGTGGAGGCGCACCGCAGCTAAAAGGAGCCAGATGGTTCTCTTATGACGAGCTCAAGAAATGCACCAATAACTTCTTCGAAAGCAATGAGATTGGCTCAGGAGGTTATGGAAAG GTATATAGAGGAATGCTCTCCAGTGGAAAAATGGTTGCAATAAAAAAGGCTCAGCAAGCTTCCATGCAAGGTGGACTTGAATTCAAGACCGAAATTGAGTTGCTTTCAAGAGTTCATCACAAAAACCTGGTTGGCTTAGTGGGATTCTGTTTCGAACAAGGTGAACAAGTATTAGTGTATGAATTCATGGCGAATGGAACACTACGAGAAAACCTTACAG GAAGGAATGGAGCTCATCTAGATTGGAAGAGGAGGATACGAGTCGCACTTGGTTCGGCTAGAGGATTAGCTTATTTACACGAGCTTGCACATCCTCCAATAATTCATAGGGATGTCAAGTCTACCAATATTTTGCTGGATGAAAATCTAACAGCAAAAGTTGCAGATTTTGGACTCTCTAAATTGGTCTCCGAGACTTCGAAAGGCCATGTTTCCACTCAAGTTAAAGGCACATTG GGATATCTAGATCCCGAATACTACATGACACAACAATTAACAGAGAAAAGCGACGTTTACAGCTTCGGTGTAGTGATGCTCGAACTGATATCTGCAAAGCAGCCAATTGAAAAGGGGAAGTACATTGTTCGCGAGATAAGAACGGCTATGGATAAGCACGACGAATCGCACTACGGATTGAGGGAGATGATGGATCCCACCATCAGAAACACACCAAATCTCATAGGATTTTCAATATTTGTAGACTTGGCAATGCAGTGCGTGGAGGAATCGGGTTCAGATCGCCCAACGATGAACGAAGTAGTGAAAACACTCGAATCCATTCTACACAACGACGGCCTAAACACAAATTCAACCTCTGCATCATCATCTGCCACAGAGTTCGGATCCGGCAAACATCCCTACAACGAATCTTTGGCTAGAAAGGGTGGTGCTTTCGAATATAGCGGTGGATACATGCTTCCTATCAAAGTCGAACCCAAGTAG
- the LOC140881100 gene encoding leucine-rich repeat receptor protein kinase HPCA1 isoform X2, giving the protein MQEFTKKHIAAVLRSLKDQWGNTPPSWDKSDDPCVSWEGVSCNNARVTSLGLSTMGLIGKMSGDIGGLTELISLDLSFNTGLTGPLSPQLGDLQKLTILILAGCSFTNAIPSELGNLSELTFLALNTNNLTGEIPPSLGKLSKLYWLDLAENQLKGPLPVSSNETLGLDLLKKAKHFHFNKNQLSGQIPEQLFSSDMSLIHLLFDGNKFEGNIPSTLGLVQSLEVLRLDRNSLKGSVPSNLNNLTKITELNLAHNILSGILPNLTGMNSLNYVDLSNNTFKRSEAPDWFSTLSSLNTLVIEYGPLQGSVPPEIFNLPQIEQVKLRNNAFADKLDMSGKVSEQLELVDLKNNDISSVTLGSEYKSALELIGNPVCSASLENTVYCQIQQSARPYTTSLANCGSQLCEADKKLNPQSCECAYPYEGTLYFRAPLFRELSNASLFHSLEMSLWLKLGLSPGSVSVQNPFFNVDDYLQVQLGLFPSNSKYFNRSEVQRLGFALSNQTFKPSAEFGPYFFIASPYIFGDDHRRPHFSLTTIAGISTAGAFLVLLLAGLGIYALRQKRRAEQAISVSKPFASWIPRGKDSGGAPQLKGARWFSYDELKKCTNNFFESNEIGSGGYGKVYRGMLSSGKMVAIKKAQQASMQGGLEFKTEIELLSRVHHKNLVGLVGFCFEQGEQVLVYEFMANGTLRENLTGRNGAHLDWKRRIRVALGSARGLAYLHELAHPPIIHRDVKSTNILLDENLTAKVADFGLSKLVSETSKGHVSTQVKGTLGYLDPEYYMTQQLTEKSDVYSFGVVMLELISAKQPIEKGKYIVREIRTAMDKHDESHYGLREMMDPTIRNTPNLIGFSIFVDLAMQCVEESGSDRPTMNEVVKTLESILHNDGLNTNSTSASSSATEFGSGKHPYNESLARKGGAFEYSGGYMLPIKVEPK; this is encoded by the exons ATGCAGGAGTTTACCAAGAAACATATAG CTGCTGTGCTTCGATCGCTAAAAGATCAGTGGGGAAATACACCGCCGAGCTGGGATAAGTCAGATGATCCCTGTGTATCTTGGGAGGGAGTTTCATGCAACAACGCAAGAGTAACTTCTCT GGGTTTATCAACCATGGGACTTATCGGTAAAATGAGCGGAGACATCGGAGGCCTCACCGAACTAATTTCCTT GGATTTGTCATTCAACACTGGCCTCACAGGTCCTCTCTCTCCACAGCTAGGAGATCTGCAAAAATTGACCATACT AATTCTTGCTGGATGTAGCTTTACAAACGCCATACCGAGTGAATTGGGAAATCTTTCCGAGCTTACTTTTCT GGCACTTAATACGAATAATTTAACCGGAGAGATACCGCCATCCTTGGGTAAACTCTCCAAGCTATATTGGCTGGATCTTGCCGAAAATCAGTTGAAAGGACCATTGCCCGTCTCATCAAATGAAACTCTTGGACTTGACCTCCTTAAAAAGGCGAAACACTT CCATTTTAATAAGAACCAGCTTTCAGGCCAAATCCCAGAACAACTTTTTAGCTCAGATATGTCATTAATACACTT ATTGTTTGATGGAAACAaattcgaagggaacattccaTCCACCCTAGGATTGGTTCAGTCACTTGAGGTTCT TCGGCTTGACCGCAATTCCCTGAAAGGAAGTGTCCCCTCAAATCTGAACAACCTCACTAAGATCACAGAATT AAATTTGGCTCACAATATATTGTCTGGTATACTTCCCAACTTAACAGGAATGAACTCCCTGAATTATGT GGACTTAAGCAACAACACTTTCAAGAGATCTGAAGCTCCAGATTGGTTCTCAACCTTAAGTTCACTAAACACTCT GGTAATCGAATATGGACCTCTACAAGGATCTGTGCCCCCAGAAATTTTCAACTTACCTCagattgagcaagt GAAACTGAGGAACAATGCTTTTGCTGACAAATTAGACATGAGTGGCAAAGTTAGTGAGCAGCTGGAACTCGTTGACTTGAAAAACAACGACATATCATCAGTAACACTTGGATCTGAATACAAAAGTGCTTTAGA ATTGATTGGAAACCCTGTATGCTCAGCTTCTCTCGAAAACACGGTTTATTGTCAGATTCAGCAATCGGCAAGACCTTACACCACTAGCTTAGCAAACTGTGGAAGTCAATTGTGTGAAGCTGATAAAAAACTCAACCCACAGAGCTGCGAATGCGCATATCCCTACGAAGGAACATTATACTTTAGAGCACCACTATTCAGGGAATTGTCTAATGCCAGTTTGTTTCATTCCCTGGAAATGAGCCTTTGGCTAAAACTAGGTCTTTCCCCGGGATCGGTTTCTGTGCAGAATCCATTTTTCAATGTCGATGACTATCTCCAGGTGCAGCTAGGACTCTTTCCATCCAACTCTAAGTACTTCAATAGGTCAGAGGTTCAGAGACTTGGATTTGCTCTGAGTAACCAAACATTTAAGCCTTCTGCAGAGTTTGGACCCTATTTTTTCATAGCATCTCCATACATTTTTGGAG ATGATCATAGGAGACCTCACTTTAGCTTGACTACGATTGCTGGGATATCAACTGCCGGAGCATTTCTGGTGCTGCTGCTGGCTGGGTTAGGGATATACGCCCTTCGACAGAAAAGACGAGCTGAACAAGCCATTTCAGTTAGTAAACCATTTG CAAGTTGGATTCCAAGAGGAAAAGACAGTGGAGGCGCACCGCAGCTAAAAGGAGCCAGATGGTTCTCTTATGACGAGCTCAAGAAATGCACCAATAACTTCTTCGAAAGCAATGAGATTGGCTCAGGAGGTTATGGAAAG GTATATAGAGGAATGCTCTCCAGTGGAAAAATGGTTGCAATAAAAAAGGCTCAGCAAGCTTCCATGCAAGGTGGACTTGAATTCAAGACCGAAATTGAGTTGCTTTCAAGAGTTCATCACAAAAACCTGGTTGGCTTAGTGGGATTCTGTTTCGAACAAGGTGAACAAGTATTAGTGTATGAATTCATGGCGAATGGAACACTACGAGAAAACCTTACAG GAAGGAATGGAGCTCATCTAGATTGGAAGAGGAGGATACGAGTCGCACTTGGTTCGGCTAGAGGATTAGCTTATTTACACGAGCTTGCACATCCTCCAATAATTCATAGGGATGTCAAGTCTACCAATATTTTGCTGGATGAAAATCTAACAGCAAAAGTTGCAGATTTTGGACTCTCTAAATTGGTCTCCGAGACTTCGAAAGGCCATGTTTCCACTCAAGTTAAAGGCACATTG GGATATCTAGATCCCGAATACTACATGACACAACAATTAACAGAGAAAAGCGACGTTTACAGCTTCGGTGTAGTGATGCTCGAACTGATATCTGCAAAGCAGCCAATTGAAAAGGGGAAGTACATTGTTCGCGAGATAAGAACGGCTATGGATAAGCACGACGAATCGCACTACGGATTGAGGGAGATGATGGATCCCACCATCAGAAACACACCAAATCTCATAGGATTTTCAATATTTGTAGACTTGGCAATGCAGTGCGTGGAGGAATCGGGTTCAGATCGCCCAACGATGAACGAAGTAGTGAAAACACTCGAATCCATTCTACACAACGACGGCCTAAACACAAATTCAACCTCTGCATCATCATCTGCCACAGAGTTCGGATCCGGCAAACATCCCTACAACGAATCTTTGGCTAGAAAGGGTGGTGCTTTCGAATATAGCGGTGGATACATGCTTCCTATCAAAGTCGAACCCAAGTAG